Part of the Caldisericia bacterium genome is shown below.
GTGATTTGGTCAGAGAAGCTTTCAGAAAGGAATATAAGGAAAATTTTATCGAGTATGGAGTAGGAAAAGTAATTGAAATTAGATAAAACTTTTCAATATTGACAAGGGAGTTCTTTGGATATATAAAGAGAGAAATGAAAAGGGTTAGAAATGCTTTAAGATACATTTTATTGATTGTTGGAATCTTAATAACTCTCTTTGCGATTTTATCTGGAGCAAAAATCTACGGAGGGGGAATTGGAGGTATTATAAAGAACAGTCCCAATGCCTTACCATGGATTATACTCATTGTATTAATTCTTATTTCATGGAAATGGGAATTGATTGGAGGTATAGGTTTAATAATCTTTGGTTTCTGTATGATGTATTTCTTTAATTTTTCCCTGATTCCAGCTTTGATAGGTCTATTAATCGTTGCCTCAGGAATTGTGTTTGTGTTAAGTAAATAAACTTTATGCTCAGAGGAAGATCCCAGGTTTAAACATTTTACACCCTCTTGACAAATTAAAAATTTAATATAAAATTACAACTGATTCAGGTATAATGTTTTACCTGAATCAGATATAACAGCAATGGGGAAGAAAAACTCCCCTAAAAGGATGTTTTTAGATTGAAGCAAGTTTAAAGGAGGTGAAGAATGGAAGAGAGGCCAAATGTTTTAGAGGGGATAGAGGAGAAAATGGTAAAAACAGATCGTATAGAGATGAATGTTCACTTCTCTGAAAAGAGAAAGGGAGAACCCATCATTTTCATTCACGGAAATTTCACCTCTGGAACATACTTTGAAGAAACCATTGTTGATCTCTCAGAAGAATTTTTTGGAATTGCACCAGACTTAAGGGGATACGGTTTAACAGAGGATAAGATTATAGATGCTACAAGAGGTGCAAAGGATTGGTCAGATGATTTAGATTCCTTATTAAATGCACTTAATCTGGATAAAGTTCATCTTGTGGGATGGTCGGTGGGAGGTGGAGTTGTTATGCAGTATTTAATTGACCATCCAGAAAAGGTGAAAACATTAACAGTTATTGCTCCTGTATCACCATTTGGATTTAGTGGAACTAAAGACGAGAAAGGAACACCATGTTATGATGATTTTGCTGGCTCAGGGGCAGGTGGAGTAAATCCAGAGTTTGTAGAAAGAATTAAAAACAAAGATAGGAGTGAATCAAGTATAAATTCTCCGAGAAATGTAATTAACAAATTTTACTTTAAACCA
Proteins encoded:
- a CDS encoding alpha/beta hydrolase, which codes for MEERPNVLEGIEEKMVKTDRIEMNVHFSEKRKGEPIIFIHGNFTSGTYFEETIVDLSEEFFGIAPDLRGYGLTEDKIIDATRGAKDWSDDLDSLLNALNLDKVHLVGWSVGGGVVMQYLIDHPEKVKTLTVIAPVSPFGFSGTKDEKGTPCYDDFAGSGAGGVNPEFVERIKNKDRSESSINSPRNVINKFYFKPPFRPKREEDYLTAPLLEKIGPDRYPGDSVPSKNWPFYAPGKFGPINAISPKYFNTSGISDVNPKPPILWVRGTDDKIVSDNSFFDIGYLGKMGFIPNYPGESVFPPQPMITQTRFVFERYKEKGGKYFEVIIKDTAHSPHIEKREEFNKILVNFIKENV